GTAGGCCCTCAGCATGAACTGGCAGGCGAGGTAACCCGGCTCATTTGTGAACTGACCAAAACGGATCGGTCGGCTCTTTGCAATACGGGTTCCGAAGCGGTACTGGGAGCCATGCGCATCGCCCGAACGGTAACAGGGCGGTCGCTTATCGTTGCTTTTTCGGGATCTTACCATGGTATTGTGGATGAAGTTCTGGTGAGAGGAACCAAAAAGATGAAGTCGTTCCCGGCCGCGCCGGGAATCATGCCCGAAGCGGTTCAGAATATGCTCATTTTGGAGTATGGTACCGACGATAGTCTGAAAATCATTCGCGAGCGTGCCCATGAGTTAGCGGCTGTGCTGGTTGAGCCGGTTCAAAGCCGGCGCCCCGAGTTTGTACCGATTGAATTTTTAAAACAAGTACGGAGCATAACAGAGAAATCGGGTACGGCTCTGATTTTCGATGAAGTGATTACAGGTTTCCGAACCCATCCGGGTGGAACTCAGGCCCTTTTCGGCATTAAAGCCGATCTGGCTACGTACGGTAAAGTAGTGGGGGCTGGCTTACCAATTGGGGTTATTGCTGGTAAGCGTGCCTTTATGGATGCGCTGGATGGCGGATTCTGGCAATACGGCGATGCGTCGGTGCCGGAGGTTGGGGTAACCTATTTTGCCGGAACGTTTGTTCGTCATCCGCTGGCTCTGGCAGCTGCTAAAGCCTCTCTAGCCTACATGAAAACGGAAGGCCCCGCTTTACAACAGCAGTTGACTCATAAAACAACCCGACTAGCCGATGGGCTGAATGCTGTGCTGGAAAACTGGAAACTTCCCCTTTTTGTTGTTAACTTTGGTTCATTATGGAAAATTAAGTTTAAAGAAGAGGTAGCATACGGTGAATTGTTGTTTACATTGATGCGTGATAAAGGCATTCACATCTGGGATGGATTTCCCTGTTTCCTAACAGAAGCGCATACCGAGCAGGAAATCGATGCTATTATTCGAAGTTTTACCGATAGTATACAGGAATTGATCGAGGTTGGCATTTTTAAAGCCGATCGAGTAAGCACATTCAATTCAGAAATAGTTGGGATAACTCATAACAGACATACACCACCAGCACCTGGGGCCAGATTAGGCCGGGATCGGCAGGGTAACCCTGCCTGGTTTATTCCTAATCCAGATCAGCCTGGGAAATACCTCCAGGTTGAATTAAATCAATGACGGATGGCGGAAAGCATTGCGAATGTAAACCTGATTGAAGTTGATTTTAACCCATTTGAGGGACCTCAAATCGTGAGTCTGGCTCCGGCAACGGAGCCACAAATCGAAATCTGGGCGGCCTGTAAACTCGGTGGCGACGATGCCAGCCGAGCTTTCAATGAGTCGATTTCGTTGCGGTTTCATGGGGTACTGGATCAACTTGCTTTCGACAAAGCCTGGCAAGCACTGGTGCGCCGTCATGAAGCGCTACACTCGGCGTTTAGTGCTGATGGGCGGCAGATGTGCATTTTCGATGAGGTATCTATTCCCCTGACTTACCTGGACTGTGCCGCTAAATCGAAGGTTGAGCAGGAACAGATTATTGCAGACTATGTCCAGCAGGATGCACGCTATGTATTCGATCTGCTGAACGGCCCATTGATTAAGGTGTGCCTGATCAAATTGTCGGATACCGATCATCATTTTACCCTGACAGGGCATCATATTGTGTGTGATGGCTGGTCGTTAGGTATTTTACTTCAGGATCTAAGTGCGCTCTATTCCGCCTACGCCCGGCACCGCAACCCCAATTTACCTGAGGCCCCGACCTATAGCCAGTACGCCCTTGAGCAGCACCAGTTTGAGCAAAGCGAAGCGTATCGGCAGATCGAAAAATTCTGGCTCAACCAGTATAGCGGTACAATCCCCGTTCTGGAGTTGCCTACCGACTTCGCCCGACCAGCGCTACGAACGTATTCCATTGACCGACGCGATCATCTATTGAGCGATGCCTTGGCTGGGGCTGTGAAAAAAATGGGCGCCAGGGCAGGGGCTAGTTTTGTTACCACATTAATGGCTGCTTTCGAGGTGTTTCTGCACCGGGTAACGGGCCAGGATGATATTGTGGTAGGCTTACCCACATCCGGGCAGTCAGCAACCGGCTACCTGGGGTTGGTGGGGCATTGTGTCAATTTGCTGCCACTACGCAGCTTTCCCAGGTCTGAACTGAGCTTTCTGGAGTTTTTACAGCAACGAAAGGAAGGCATACTCGATGCATACGAACACCAACGACTGACGTTTGGCAGTCTGCTGAAAAAGCTACCCATTGTTCGCGATCCTTCTCGGGTTCCGCTGGTTCCAGTCATCTTCAACGTCGACATGGGGCTCGATAATGGGGTAGATTTTCACGGGCTTGATTATCAGTTTATCAGCAATCCGAGGGAGTTTGGTGCCGTTGACCTCTTTCTGAACATAAGTGATGCCGCAACCGGCAAATCGGCTCTCGTTTTTGAATGGTCATACAATACTCAGTTGTTCAAAGAAGCGACTATCGACCGGATGATGGCCGAGTTTGAACGGCTTCTGAAAGCTATTGTTGAGAATCCATCCATTCAGATTGAAGATATTCTGCTGGCCGATGAGGATGATCAGAGCAGAAAGCTGGCCACCTGGAACGATACGGCGGCAAATTACCCAAATACGGCTTCGTTACATTCGTTACTGGCGCAAACGGCTAATGAGTTTGCGGATAAACTGGCGCTGGTCTTTACCCGGCAAACGGAACAACAAACGTTTACGTATCGGGAGCTTCATGAACGGGCTAACCAGCTAGCGCAGGCTATTCGAAAGCAGGGTTTAGGAACAAGAGTCAATGGGAGTACGCCCGTAGTAGGGGTTGTTCTGGATCGTACGCCCGATCTGGTCATTACTTTACTGGCTGTTCTGAAAGCTGGTGCCGCTTATGTGCCCATTGATCCGGAGTATCCGCATGACCGTATTGCGTTTATGCTGGCCGACTCATCAGCCACCTTGCTGATTACATCGAAAAAATACCATTCGGCCGGTCATACAACGTACCCGACTTTGGGCCAGCCAGCGAACCAGACGAAGGTTGTGTTGCTGGATACCCTTCTGAATGAACTTGACCAGTATCCCAAAGAGGCTCCGGCAATTGAGGTAAACGGAAACGATCTGGCGTATATTCTCTATACCTCAGGTTCGACCGGAAAACCCAAAGGCGTTCTTATTGAGCATCATAACCTGGTCAATCTGCTGTACAGCATGATAAGCTGGCCAGGTATTGCAAAAGACGATAAACTGCTGGCTGTCACAACGGTTTCGTTCGACATTGCCGGGCTTGAGTTATACCTGCCCATTCTGGTAGGGGCAACGTTGGTACTGGCCGATTCCGAAACGACAAAAGATGGCCGGGCACTACTAGAGACTGTTTCTACCTTTGGGGTTAGCCTCATCCAGGCTACCCCAATCACCTATAAAATGATGCTCGCGGCTGGTTGGGAGGAACGATTGCCGTTGAAGATTCTGTGCTGTGGAGAGCCTTTGTCGAAAGACCTGGCTCAGAAACTCACCGCTCGTTGTGGATCGCTCTGGAATATGTATGGCCCAACCGAAACGACTATCTATTCGACCGGAAAGCAGATTCTGGCCAGCGACGAGATTATTACGATTGGACGGCCCATTCAGAACACCCAGGTCTATATTCTGGACGAACACCTGAATCGGTTGCCCGAAGGGAGTGTTGGCGAAATTTACATTGCTGGCGATGGGGTTGCCCGAGGCTATCTGAACCGTCCTGAGCTGACGCGGGAAAAATTCGTTCCGAACCCATTCAGTACGTCGAAAAAAAGTACCATGTACCGAACGGGCGACTTAGGTAAGTTTATGCCCGATGGCGAAATCCATTGCCTGGGGCGTATCGACCAGCAGGTGAAGATTCGCGGCTACCGGATTGAGTTGGGCGAAATAGAGCATGCTCTAGTCACTCAGGAAGGGGTGAGTGAAGCTGTGGTCGTTGCTCGTGAAGATCGCCCTGGTGACCAACGATTGATTGCTTATCTGGTGACTAATCCGCCGTTGAGCGAAGACGCCTTCAGGAACCAGATTCTGATGTGGCGAAGGCAATTGCAGGAAAATCTGCCTTCCTATATGGTCCCGACAGATTTTGTGAGCCTGGCCCAGTTGCCTATTACACCAAATGGCAAAATTGACAAAAATGCGCTGCCTAAGCCTGCTTCCATGCTGGCCGTGGAATATAGAACACATATTGCTCCTTCGACCGAAACGGAAAAACTGATTGTGGGAATCTGGAAGGAAGCGTTGATGCTGGATCAGATTGATATTGATACCGACTTTTTTGAACTGGGTGGGCACTCGATGATTGCCGTTCAGGTAATGACCCAACTGGAAAAGGAAACCGGACAGCGACTACCCTTATCCATTTTACTGACCTATCCGACAGTTCGAAAACTGGCACAGCTTTTACAGACGAATGAAAAGCCAACAACCTGGACGTCGCTGGTACCCATCCGGCCAGAAGGTAATAAAGATCCCCTTTACATTATTCATGGAATTGGTCTAAATCTGTTAAATTTCAGTAGCTTGATCAGCTATCTGGACCCTGAGCAGCCTATTTACGGCCTCCAGGCAAAAGGGTTGGATGGAAAAGATGAGCCGCTCGATAAGATGGAAGACATTGCCGCTTTCTATCTGAGCGAAGTGCTGGAACAAAACCCCAATGGTCCGTATGCAATTGCTGGCTATTCGTTTGGTGGCTATGTGGCGCTGGAGATGGCCCGGCAATTGAAAGCAATGGGGAAAGAGGTGAAAATGCTGGCCATGTTCGACACCAATGCACAGGAGTCAGATATGAATCGCTCGATGGGCGACTGGCTGATGCGGAAAGTGCTCCGCCAGTTCCCGAAATTAATCTGGTTCACCAGGTCATTGATCCAGAAACCTATTCAGACGCTCAAATACCAGCAGGGATATGTTGAGTGGAAAATCGATGCGTTGCTAAAAGCAATGGGTTTGCGTCAGGAGCCAGAACCAGAAGTGGGATTGGAACACCTGAATAAAATCATCGAAAAGCATGAGTATGCGTTTTCGCATTATACCATGAAACCCTACGACGGTGTTATCGACCTTTTTAAGGCTCAGGTTCGTCTTTACTTTGTCGATGATAGTAAGTTTCTGGGCTGGAAAAAATATGCTAAAAAAGGGGTACGCGTGCATAGTGTGCCGGGCGATCATCAACTGATGCTCCTGCCTCCCAATGATAAAGCCTTTGCTGAAGCCCTGCAACGGGCACTCGATCAGGCATAAAACGGCTAGACAGTAGAACACGGATTTTCAGGATTCGTATGATTTACACTGATCATATGGATCCTGAAAATCCGTGTTTTATTTGCCGCTAACGATCCCTTAATGACTTCTTTTTAACTCATCAGCCTGTTGTGGGGTAAGAACTAAGCCACGTACTTCAGGATACCGTTCGGTGGCCATAGTCAGGGCGTTACGCAACCAGTCGCGCTCCTTTGCTCCCGATGTATGGGTACCACAATGCGTTACCAAAATGGGCTTTTGGCGGATGTTGTAGTCTATATGTAACCGGATTGTATTGTGCATCAACTGATACAGGGCCGCAAAGGAATGGATCTGACTGTCGTCGTTCGAAAGCGGCTTATTGGTAATGTTAAGCCCTATCCAGTCAATTGAAGCCCCCCCAGGGTAGTAATCGACAATGGTTGATGGCTGAGTGGGGCACCACACCCATACGCTGTTGGTCAATTGCTGCTGACGACAAAACGTTACCAGATATTGCCAGGCCTTCTCATACAGTTTAAGGGTTGTTTCTTGTCGGGTGCCCCACTGGTACGTAGTATCATCAAATTCTGGGGCAAAACAGATGAGTAGGGGTTGATTATTACGTTTCAGGTTATTGGTAAACGACAGCAGCTGGTCATTGTATGTACCTTGGCAGATGTTACGCAGAAATGATTGCAAAACCTTTTCTGAGTTTTCTGAAAGCCCAGTGTAGGTTGGCTCCAGATAGAGCAAAGGTATTTGACGGGACGCTATCGACAAGTTCGGCTGGTTCAATGCATGCTTGCCAGTAGTGGACCATGCTAAGTGTTGGGGAACAATAACTTTGTCAGGCACAGGAATTGATTTATGAACATTGTCCCTGGCTGGGTCCAGTCCATAATAAAACGATTGGGTAGTAGCATATCGGAGATCGAACGGAAGCCGGGCTGTTTTTTTACGACTGGTATACGCTACCAAGCCGGTTGTGGCAATCAGTAGGACGACAAATAAGGGAATGGCTGAAAAGCGAAGCCAGCGATAAAGACCATACCGAACATGCCAGAAGGCAATTCGTAACGGCCAGAAAACAGGTCGCTGAAACGAAATTCGGGG
This window of the Spirosoma aerolatum genome carries:
- a CDS encoding non-ribosomal peptide synthetase, producing MAESIANVNLIEVDFNPFEGPQIVSLAPATEPQIEIWAACKLGGDDASRAFNESISLRFHGVLDQLAFDKAWQALVRRHEALHSAFSADGRQMCIFDEVSIPLTYLDCAAKSKVEQEQIIADYVQQDARYVFDLLNGPLIKVCLIKLSDTDHHFTLTGHHIVCDGWSLGILLQDLSALYSAYARHRNPNLPEAPTYSQYALEQHQFEQSEAYRQIEKFWLNQYSGTIPVLELPTDFARPALRTYSIDRRDHLLSDALAGAVKKMGARAGASFVTTLMAAFEVFLHRVTGQDDIVVGLPTSGQSATGYLGLVGHCVNLLPLRSFPRSELSFLEFLQQRKEGILDAYEHQRLTFGSLLKKLPIVRDPSRVPLVPVIFNVDMGLDNGVDFHGLDYQFISNPREFGAVDLFLNISDAATGKSALVFEWSYNTQLFKEATIDRMMAEFERLLKAIVENPSIQIEDILLADEDDQSRKLATWNDTAANYPNTASLHSLLAQTANEFADKLALVFTRQTEQQTFTYRELHERANQLAQAIRKQGLGTRVNGSTPVVGVVLDRTPDLVITLLAVLKAGAAYVPIDPEYPHDRIAFMLADSSATLLITSKKYHSAGHTTYPTLGQPANQTKVVLLDTLLNELDQYPKEAPAIEVNGNDLAYILYTSGSTGKPKGVLIEHHNLVNLLYSMISWPGIAKDDKLLAVTTVSFDIAGLELYLPILVGATLVLADSETTKDGRALLETVSTFGVSLIQATPITYKMMLAAGWEERLPLKILCCGEPLSKDLAQKLTARCGSLWNMYGPTETTIYSTGKQILASDEIITIGRPIQNTQVYILDEHLNRLPEGSVGEIYIAGDGVARGYLNRPELTREKFVPNPFSTSKKSTMYRTGDLGKFMPDGEIHCLGRIDQQVKIRGYRIELGEIEHALVTQEGVSEAVVVAREDRPGDQRLIAYLVTNPPLSEDAFRNQILMWRRQLQENLPSYMVPTDFVSLAQLPITPNGKIDKNALPKPASMLAVEYRTHIAPSTETEKLIVGIWKEALMLDQIDIDTDFFELGGHSMIAVQVMTQLEKETGQRLPLSILLTYPTVRKLAQLLQTNEKPTTWTSLVPIRPEGNKDPLYIIHGIGLNLLNFSSLISYLDPEQPIYGLQAKGLDGKDEPLDKMEDIAAFYLSEVLEQNPNGPYAIAGYSFGGYVALEMARQLKAMGKEVKMLAMFDTNAQESDMNRSMGDWLMRKVLRQFPKLIWFTRSLIQKPIQTLKYQQGYVEWKIDALLKAMGLRQEPEPEVGLEHLNKIIEKHEYAFSHYTMKPYDGVIDLFKAQVRLYFVDDSKFLGWKKYAKKGVRVHSVPGDHQLMLLPPNDKAFAEALQRALDQA